In one window of Halococcus salifodinae DSM 8989 DNA:
- the map gene encoding type II methionyl aminopeptidase, with amino-acid sequence MSDVDLSSEQYEKHREAGEILAQVREEAAERVEVGTSHLDVAEWAEERTRELGGEPAFPVNISIDEEAAHATPSADDDATFGEEMINLDIGVHVDGWLADTAITVDLSGHDDLAEAPEAALDAALDLVEPGVETGEIGARIEEVIDDYGYNPVVNLTGHGLGRWDQHTPPNIPNRAVSQSVELEAGDVVAVEPFATDGGGKVSEGGDEQIYALDREQSVRNRDARKALDQITEEFRTLPFATRWLDVDRPEMALRRLERQNVVHGYPVLKEDDGALVSQKEHTIIVTEDGCEVTTER; translated from the coding sequence ATGAGCGACGTGGACCTCTCGTCGGAGCAGTACGAGAAACACCGTGAGGCAGGCGAAATCCTCGCTCAAGTGCGCGAGGAAGCCGCCGAGCGCGTCGAGGTCGGCACGAGCCATCTCGACGTTGCGGAGTGGGCCGAGGAGCGTACCCGCGAGCTGGGTGGCGAGCCCGCGTTTCCAGTGAACATTTCGATCGACGAGGAGGCCGCCCACGCCACGCCGAGCGCCGACGACGACGCCACGTTCGGCGAGGAGATGATCAACCTCGACATCGGGGTACATGTCGACGGCTGGCTCGCCGACACCGCTATTACGGTCGATCTCTCGGGCCACGACGACCTCGCGGAAGCGCCCGAAGCCGCGCTCGACGCCGCGCTCGACCTCGTCGAACCGGGTGTCGAGACCGGCGAGATCGGTGCACGGATCGAGGAGGTCATCGACGACTACGGCTACAACCCCGTCGTCAACCTCACCGGCCACGGGCTCGGCCGGTGGGACCAGCACACCCCGCCGAACATCCCGAATCGCGCGGTGAGCCAGAGCGTCGAACTCGAAGCGGGCGACGTGGTCGCCGTCGAGCCGTTCGCCACCGACGGTGGCGGGAAGGTCTCGGAGGGCGGTGACGAGCAGATCTACGCGCTCGACCGCGAACAGTCGGTCAGAAACCGGGACGCGCGCAAGGCGCTCGATCAGATCACCGAGGAGTTCCGCACGCTCCCCTTCGCCACCCGATGGCTCGACGTCGATCGTCCCGAGATGGCGCTCCGCCGGCTCGAACGCCAGAACGTGGTTCACGGCTACCCGGTGCTGAAAGAGGACGATGGCGCGCTCGTGAGTCAGAAAGAGCACACCATCATCGTGACCGAGGACGGCTGTGAAGTGACGACCGAGCGCTGA
- a CDS encoding isoaspartyl peptidase/L-asparaginase, with protein MQLIVHGGAGSAPDDPESRQEVLDEAAATGTGEPTPTAAVVAAIGVLERAPRFNAGVGGAIQDDGVVRTDAGIMTDEREVGAACSMPGVRDAATVARTVMTETPHVLVADDHAVSLAEGFGVETEADLTTERTRERWADLSPPDEGDTDERLAWVREQFGGSDTVGAVAVEDGKIAAATSTGGRWCALAGRVGDVPQVGSGFYATPAGGASATGAGEDIARMTLSRLAVERLEAGDSPETAAEHAIDELAVETDGGAGIIVLDDEGRVGSAYNTDAMQTSTAEQS; from the coding sequence ATGCAGCTCATCGTCCACGGCGGAGCGGGCAGCGCACCCGACGATCCCGAGTCACGCCAGGAAGTTCTCGACGAGGCCGCGGCGACCGGCACAGGGGAACCGACACCGACCGCCGCGGTCGTCGCCGCCATCGGCGTGCTCGAACGTGCCCCACGATTCAACGCCGGCGTCGGCGGGGCGATCCAGGACGACGGGGTCGTCAGAACCGACGCGGGGATCATGACCGACGAGCGCGAGGTGGGGGCAGCCTGCTCGATGCCCGGCGTCCGCGACGCCGCGACGGTCGCCCGCACGGTGATGACGGAGACGCCACACGTGCTCGTCGCCGACGACCATGCCGTCTCGCTGGCCGAGGGGTTCGGGGTCGAGACCGAGGCCGATCTCACGACCGAGCGGACACGCGAGCGGTGGGCCGATCTCTCGCCGCCCGACGAAGGCGATACCGATGAACGGCTCGCGTGGGTTCGTGAGCAGTTCGGCGGATCGGATACGGTCGGTGCGGTCGCGGTCGAGGATGGGAAAATTGCGGCGGCGACCTCGACCGGCGGGCGGTGGTGTGCGCTCGCCGGGCGGGTGGGTGACGTCCCGCAGGTCGGGAGCGGGTTTTACGCGACGCCCGCGGGCGGCGCGAGCGCGACTGGGGCCGGTGAGGACATCGCCCGGATGACGCTCTCGCGGCTGGCGGTCGAGCGGCTCGAAGCCGGCGACAGTCCCGAGACGGCCGCCGAGCACGCCATCGACGAGCTGGCGGTCGAGACCGACGGTGGGGCGGGAATCATCGTACTCGACGACGAGGGCAGGGTGGGCAGCGCGTACAACACCGACGCGATGCAGACCAGTACGGCAGAGCAGTCGTAG
- the icd gene encoding isocitrate dehydrogenase (NADP(+)), whose protein sequence is MSYDRVEVPDAGERIEAAGSDEFDVPDEPIIPFIHGDGIGRDVAPAAQRVLGAAAEATGREIHWMRLYAGEAARERYDENLPEDTLKALREFNVGIKGPLTTPVGAGFRSLNVALRKRLDLYTNVRPTFHIDGVPSPVSDPGAMDMVNFRENTEDVYAGIEWEAGTDEVEQVREFVEDEMDFDESIHEGAVGIGVKPITEFGTKRLVRKAIDYALDHDRDSVTLVHKGNIMKFTEGAFRDWGYEVAEEEYGDEVITEDTLWEDEDGDAPEDTLVVNDRIADNMLQQILTRTSDYDVLAMPNLNGDYLSDSAGAQIGGLGIAPGANIGDGRMVAEPVHGSAPKHAGKDKANPTALILSGRILFQEIGWNDAAQKIYDAVEATISSKQVTYDIHRQIEGGEKLATSEFADVIVDNIE, encoded by the coding sequence ATGAGCTACGATCGAGTCGAGGTACCCGACGCGGGCGAGCGCATCGAAGCCGCCGGCAGCGACGAGTTCGACGTTCCCGACGAGCCGATCATCCCGTTCATCCACGGCGACGGCATCGGTCGCGACGTCGCACCCGCCGCCCAGCGAGTGCTGGGAGCCGCTGCCGAGGCCACAGGACGCGAGATCCACTGGATGCGACTCTACGCCGGCGAGGCCGCCCGCGAGCGCTACGACGAGAACCTCCCTGAGGACACCCTGAAGGCGCTCCGGGAGTTCAACGTCGGGATCAAGGGCCCGCTCACGACCCCTGTCGGCGCGGGCTTTCGCAGCCTGAACGTCGCGCTCCGCAAACGCCTCGATCTCTACACCAACGTCCGGCCGACGTTCCACATCGACGGCGTCCCCTCACCGGTATCCGACCCGGGCGCGATGGACATGGTCAACTTCCGGGAGAACACCGAGGACGTGTACGCCGGCATCGAGTGGGAGGCCGGCACCGACGAGGTCGAGCAGGTTCGAGAGTTCGTCGAGGACGAGATGGATTTCGACGAGTCGATCCACGAGGGCGCGGTGGGGATCGGCGTCAAACCCATCACCGAGTTCGGCACCAAACGCCTCGTCCGGAAGGCGATCGACTACGCGCTCGATCACGACCGCGACTCGGTCACGCTCGTTCATAAAGGAAACATCATGAAGTTCACCGAGGGCGCGTTCCGTGACTGGGGCTACGAGGTCGCAGAGGAGGAGTACGGCGACGAGGTCATCACCGAGGACACCCTCTGGGAGGACGAGGACGGTGACGCACCCGAGGACACGCTCGTGGTCAACGACCGGATCGCGGACAACATGCTCCAGCAGATCCTCACTCGCACGAGTGACTACGACGTCCTCGCGATGCCGAACCTCAACGGCGACTACCTCTCGGACTCCGCCGGCGCACAGATCGGCGGGCTCGGGATCGCGCCCGGCGCGAACATCGGCGACGGCCGGATGGTCGCCGAACCCGTCCACGGCTCCGCGCCGAAACACGCCGGCAAGGACAAGGCCAACCCGACCGCACTGATCCTCTCGGGCCGCATCCTGTTCCAGGAGATCGGGTGGAACGACGCCGCCCAGAAGATCTACGACGCCGTCGAGGCCACCATCTCCTCGAAGCAGGTCACCTACGACATCCACCGGCAGATCGAGGGCGGCGAGAAGCTCGCCACCAGCGAGTTCGCCGACGTCATCGTCGACAACATCGAGTAG
- a CDS encoding proline dehydrogenase family protein, whose protein sequence is MIPPIASRFVAGETPAELLEHVSQLEEKGVRTICNRLGEHYEQPEPAREDRDAYCDLLADIDNAGLGACISVKPSQIGLGIGEETFRENLGAIVDRAATHGKFVWIDMEDHPTTDATLDAYADHATEYERVGVCVQANLKRTPEDLRRLADLPGKVRLVKGAYDEPAAIAHRKKSGVNEAYRDCLDLMFEEFDGGIAVGSHDPAMIEHATRRHEELGTDFEIQMLMGVREEAQIELAEEYDVWQYAPYGGKWLSYFYRRTMERKENLTFALRAIVGR, encoded by the coding sequence ATGATCCCGCCGATCGCCAGTCGGTTCGTCGCGGGCGAGACCCCGGCCGAACTCTTGGAACACGTCAGCCAGCTCGAAGAAAAGGGTGTCAGAACCATCTGCAACCGGCTCGGCGAGCACTACGAGCAGCCCGAGCCGGCACGCGAGGACCGCGACGCCTACTGTGACCTCCTCGCGGACATCGACAACGCGGGGCTCGGGGCGTGTATCTCGGTCAAACCCTCACAGATCGGACTCGGGATCGGCGAGGAGACGTTTCGAGAGAACCTCGGGGCCATCGTCGATCGGGCGGCCACCCACGGAAAGTTCGTCTGGATCGATATGGAGGACCATCCGACGACCGACGCCACGCTCGACGCCTACGCCGATCACGCCACGGAGTACGAGCGGGTCGGGGTCTGCGTCCAGGCGAACCTGAAGCGGACCCCCGAAGACCTCCGCCGGCTGGCGGACCTGCCGGGGAAAGTCCGACTCGTGAAGGGCGCGTACGACGAGCCCGCGGCGATCGCCCACCGAAAGAAGTCGGGGGTCAACGAGGCCTACCGCGACTGTCTCGATCTGATGTTCGAGGAGTTCGACGGCGGGATCGCGGTGGGGAGTCACGATCCCGCGATGATCGAGCACGCAACCCGCCGCCACGAGGAGCTCGGGACGGACTTCGAGATACAGATGCTGATGGGAGTACGCGAGGAGGCCCAGATCGAACTCGCCGAGGAGTACGACGTCTGGCAGTACGCCCCTTACGGCGGGAAGTGGCTGTCGTACTTCTACCGCCGGACGATGGAGCGAAAGGAGAACCTCACGTTCGCGCTCCGGGCGATCGTGGGGCGGTAG
- a CDS encoding DUF502 domain-containing protein, translating into MASWKRDATSGLIVLVPVIVTLYVIAFIYNAIATLPFIESIQPGWVRVPLTLILFALLVFAIGYLMRTATGPLVEGAIDDVMNSLPGLRVVYNASKMAVETAVTGTGDLQAPVKLETWNGMRMTAFKTGKRTEDGRDVLFLPTAPNITTGFVIEVEPDEYTETDERVEDALTRVLSAGFGETGEDIGVSINVTEEPAKTDD; encoded by the coding sequence ATGGCCTCCTGGAAGCGCGACGCCACGAGTGGGCTGATCGTGCTCGTACCAGTCATCGTCACGCTCTACGTCATCGCGTTCATCTACAACGCCATCGCGACGCTGCCGTTCATCGAAAGTATCCAGCCGGGATGGGTTCGGGTTCCGCTCACGCTGATCCTGTTCGCCCTGTTGGTGTTCGCGATCGGGTATCTGATGCGCACGGCCACGGGACCGCTGGTCGAAGGGGCGATCGACGACGTGATGAACAGTCTTCCGGGGCTCCGGGTGGTGTACAACGCCTCGAAGATGGCGGTCGAGACCGCGGTCACGGGCACCGGCGATCTCCAGGCCCCAGTGAAGCTCGAAACCTGGAACGGAATGCGGATGACGGCGTTCAAAACCGGTAAGCGGACCGAGGACGGCCGCGACGTACTCTTCCTCCCGACCGCTCCCAACATCACCACCGGGTTCGTGATCGAGGTCGAGCCGGACGAGTACACCGAGACCGACGAGCGCGTCGAGGACGCGCTGACCCGGGTCCTGAGCGCGGGGTTCGGCGAGACTGGCGAGGACATCGGCGTGTCGATCAACGTCACCGAAGAGCCGGCAAAAACCGACGACTGA
- the pyrE gene encoding orotate phosphoribosyltransferase, giving the protein MTDRDLIDALQRADAVEFGEFELSHGGTSEYYVDKYRFETDPHCLSTIAAAFAERLDESKLAGVALGAVPLVAATSVETDTPYVIVRKEQKEYGTGNRIEGELAGGESVVVLEDIATTGKSALSAVRALREAGASVDQVLVVVDREEGARETLAEADVDLTSLVTASALLDDA; this is encoded by the coding sequence ATGACCGATCGCGACCTCATCGACGCGCTTCAGAGAGCTGACGCCGTCGAGTTCGGCGAGTTCGAACTCTCCCACGGCGGCACGAGCGAGTACTACGTCGACAAGTACCGCTTCGAGACCGACCCTCACTGCCTTTCGACGATCGCGGCGGCGTTCGCCGAGCGACTCGACGAGTCGAAACTCGCGGGCGTCGCGCTCGGGGCCGTCCCGCTGGTCGCCGCGACGAGCGTCGAGACCGACACGCCGTACGTGATCGTGCGGAAAGAACAGAAGGAGTACGGCACCGGAAACCGGATCGAGGGCGAGCTGGCCGGCGGGGAGTCGGTCGTCGTTCTCGAAGACATCGCCACCACCGGCAAAAGCGCGCTGTCGGCCGTCCGTGCGCTCCGCGAGGCCGGTGCGAGCGTCGATCAGGTGCTCGTCGTCGTCGACCGCGAGGAGGGCGCGCGCGAAACGCTCGCTGAAGCGGACGTCGACCTCACGTCGCTCGTGACGGCCTCGGCGTTGCTCGACGACGCCTGA
- a CDS encoding arylsulfotransferase family protein: MTSTVPNETVVFELDPDSRERVWTERFDAEDTHDVDLINGDQLLVANMREYNGSSGVSNDRLFVYDRGTDEVIWEWRFREHYPNSTDGGFSEDWSHVNDVDKIGDGKYLASPRNFDQTIVIDRSTGNITMRLGQDGELGTLFEQHNPDYLESENGTPTILVADSENDRIVEYARVDSPGNDTGWKRTWELSGGFNWPRDADRLPNGNTLVTDSLNHRVVEVTPTGEVVWEYSAPWAPYDAERLSAAETGRADGANRTAATNATNASIGGSHGPTMGDQNVTGSYELSGGATGEPADGERFSTWVASVAAGTPVAEEIGSIAERYAHVTPFFRPVWLSSWAFAALLGAVLVALPWTLGEGLYHRERIRRTVARARSRLLQ, from the coding sequence GTGACGTCGACAGTACCGAACGAGACGGTGGTGTTCGAGCTCGATCCAGATAGTCGAGAACGGGTCTGGACCGAACGCTTCGACGCCGAGGACACCCACGACGTCGACCTGATCAACGGCGATCAGCTGCTCGTCGCCAACATGCGCGAGTACAACGGAAGCTCCGGCGTGAGCAACGATCGGCTGTTCGTTTACGACCGAGGCACGGACGAGGTGATCTGGGAGTGGCGATTCAGAGAGCACTATCCGAATTCGACCGACGGCGGTTTTTCCGAAGACTGGTCACACGTCAACGACGTCGACAAGATCGGTGACGGGAAGTATCTCGCCTCGCCGCGGAACTTCGACCAGACGATCGTGATCGACCGCTCGACCGGGAATATCACGATGCGGCTCGGACAGGATGGGGAGTTGGGAACGCTGTTCGAACAGCACAACCCCGACTACCTCGAAAGCGAGAACGGCACCCCCACGATCCTCGTGGCCGACAGCGAGAACGATCGGATCGTGGAGTACGCCCGCGTCGACAGTCCCGGCAACGACACCGGGTGGAAACGGACGTGGGAGCTGTCGGGCGGGTTCAACTGGCCGCGCGACGCCGATCGACTTCCCAACGGTAACACGCTCGTGACGGATTCGCTCAACCACCGGGTGGTCGAGGTCACGCCCACGGGCGAGGTCGTCTGGGAGTACAGCGCGCCGTGGGCTCCCTACGACGCGGAACGGCTCAGTGCGGCCGAGACGGGCAGAGCGGACGGGGCGAACAGGACGGCGGCGACGAACGCAACGAACGCCTCGATCGGCGGTTCGCACGGACCGACAATGGGCGACCAGAACGTCACCGGAAGCTACGAACTCTCGGGCGGTGCAACGGGGGAGCCAGCGGACGGCGAACGGTTCTCGACGTGGGTCGCGTCGGTGGCCGCGGGGACGCCGGTGGCCGAGGAGATCGGATCGATCGCCGAACGGTACGCCCACGTCACGCCCTTTTTCCGGCCGGTGTGGCTGTCGAGCTGGGCGTTCGCCGCCCTCCTCGGTGCGGTGCTCGTCGCGCTTCCGTGGACGCTCGGCGAGGGGCTCTATCACCGCGAGCGCATCCGCCGCACGGTCGCTCGCGCCCGCTCGCGGCTGTTGCAGTGA
- a CDS encoding glutathione S-transferase N-terminal domain-containing protein, which yields MSNLELYELEGCPYCAKVKDKLADLDLDYDSHMVPSSHSERTEVEEVSGQTGVPVLVDPEHGVDGMSESDDIVNYLDETYGQSAA from the coding sequence ATGTCGAACCTCGAACTCTACGAGCTGGAGGGCTGTCCGTACTGCGCGAAGGTGAAAGACAAACTCGCCGACCTCGACCTCGACTACGACTCGCACATGGTGCCGAGCTCCCACAGCGAGCGCACCGAAGTCGAGGAGGTCAGCGGTCAGACCGGTGTCCCTGTCTTGGTTGACCCCGAGCACGGCGTCGACGGAATGTCGGAATCCGACGACATCGTGAACTATCTCGACGAGACCTACGGCCAGAGCGCGGCGTAG
- a CDS encoding branched-chain amino acid transaminase, with amino-acid sequence MSGFDDMDVDTIWMDGEFVDWDDAQIHVLTHGLHYGSGVFEGIRCYDTERGPAIFRWDEHLDRFYDSAKPYDMDIEFSPEELTDATHELIERQDLQSCYIRPIAFYGYNSLGVSPQDCPTQVAIACWPWGTYLGEDALENGVDVMVSSWRKHASSQIPTNAKTTGLYVNSMLAGEEARRNGYVEAIVLNKEGNVAEGPGENLFLVRDDTIYTPGLAESILDGITRQTVIELAEEAGYEVHEDSAISRGELYTADELFFTGSAAEVTPIKTVDDVTIGAGERGPVTEELQSRFFEVVERRTDDHDEWFTYI; translated from the coding sequence ATGAGTGGCTTCGACGACATGGACGTCGACACGATCTGGATGGACGGCGAGTTCGTCGACTGGGACGACGCCCAGATCCACGTGCTGACCCACGGTCTCCACTACGGCTCGGGCGTGTTCGAGGGTATCCGGTGTTACGACACCGAGCGCGGGCCGGCGATCTTCCGGTGGGACGAGCATCTCGATCGGTTCTACGACTCCGCGAAGCCGTACGACATGGATATCGAGTTCTCTCCGGAGGAGCTCACCGACGCTACCCACGAACTCATCGAGCGCCAGGACCTCCAGTCGTGTTACATCCGTCCGATCGCCTTTTACGGCTACAACAGTCTGGGAGTGAGCCCACAAGACTGTCCCACCCAGGTCGCGATCGCGTGCTGGCCGTGGGGCACGTATCTCGGCGAGGATGCGCTCGAAAACGGCGTCGACGTGATGGTGTCCTCCTGGCGCAAACACGCCTCCAGTCAGATCCCGACGAACGCCAAAACCACGGGTCTGTACGTGAATTCGATGCTCGCCGGCGAGGAGGCCCGACGAAACGGCTACGTCGAGGCCATCGTACTGAACAAGGAGGGCAACGTCGCCGAGGGTCCCGGCGAGAACCTCTTTCTCGTGCGTGACGACACGATCTACACGCCAGGCCTCGCCGAATCCATCCTTGACGGCATTACCCGCCAGACCGTGATCGAACTCGCCGAGGAGGCGGGCTACGAGGTCCACGAGGACTCGGCGATCAGCCGCGGCGAGCTCTACACCGCCGACGAGCTCTTCTTCACCGGCTCGGCGGCCGAAGTCACCCCCATCAAGACCGTCGACGACGTCACGATCGGCGCTGGCGAGCGCGGTCCCGTCACCGAGGAGCTCCAGTCGCGCTTCTTCGAAGTGGTCGAGCGCCGTACCGACGACCACGACGAGTGGTTCACCTACATCTGA
- the arcD gene encoding arginine/ornithine antiporter ArcD has translation MSDFAPLEYADIDPSRRPSLAEALVPVGAVVLALGIGSGYLGLAPHGPLLWAIAFTGLFARYRLGYDWDGVYDAAASGLRMGLQAILILFVIYGLIATWTSAGTIPGLMYYGLGLLSPTIFLPVAAVLAAIVAFAVGSSWTTVGTLGVAFLGIGEGLGVPAPMTAGAIVSGAYAGDKQSPLSDTTNLAAAVTDTDLYDHITAMRLGTLVAFGLSVLAYAALGVVAVTGAGADVAAISDPLAATYALGPLVFLPLLVTFGLAIAGYPALPALVAGVFAGALTTIFTQGASFTRAWEVFLNGTAPETGSEVVNGLLATGGIAGSAWTIAVVVAALSLGGLLERTGILATLAHHLAAAIRSPGSLVAGTGVAAMATNAFSAQQYMSIVVPGMSLRSLYDEYDLETTDLSRAVEAAGTPSGPLFPWHAGAVYMAGVLGFATSWTFVPYYFFGFLSPLALFVMAYTGHGVTRSTAQSDAAAPADD, from the coding sequence ATGAGTGATTTCGCACCGCTCGAGTATGCGGACATCGACCCGTCGCGGCGGCCGAGCCTCGCCGAGGCGCTCGTGCCGGTCGGCGCGGTCGTTCTCGCCCTCGGGATCGGGTCGGGCTATCTCGGACTCGCACCACACGGACCGCTGCTCTGGGCCATCGCCTTTACGGGGCTGTTCGCCCGGTATCGGCTGGGCTACGACTGGGACGGCGTCTACGACGCCGCCGCGAGCGGCCTCCGGATGGGGCTGCAAGCGATCTTGATCCTGTTCGTGATCTACGGGCTCATCGCGACGTGGACGAGCGCCGGGACCATCCCCGGATTGATGTACTACGGACTCGGCCTGCTCTCGCCGACGATCTTTCTTCCTGTCGCAGCGGTCCTCGCCGCGATCGTGGCGTTCGCCGTCGGCTCCTCGTGGACCACTGTAGGAACGCTCGGGGTAGCCTTCCTCGGAATCGGTGAAGGGCTCGGTGTCCCCGCACCGATGACCGCGGGGGCGATCGTCTCCGGCGCATACGCTGGCGACAAGCAGAGCCCGCTTTCGGATACGACGAACCTCGCGGCCGCGGTCACCGACACCGACCTCTACGATCACATCACCGCGATGCGACTCGGCACGCTCGTCGCATTCGGCCTCTCGGTGCTCGCGTACGCTGCACTCGGCGTGGTCGCCGTCACGGGCGCGGGGGCGGACGTCGCCGCGATCAGCGATCCGCTCGCCGCGACGTACGCGCTCGGCCCGCTCGTCTTCCTCCCACTACTGGTCACGTTCGGACTCGCGATCGCCGGCTATCCGGCGCTCCCGGCGCTCGTCGCGGGTGTCTTCGCCGGCGCGCTCACCACGATCTTCACCCAGGGCGCGTCGTTCACCCGCGCGTGGGAGGTGTTCCTGAACGGCACCGCCCCGGAGACGGGCAGCGAGGTCGTGAACGGCCTGCTCGCGACCGGCGGGATCGCCGGCTCGGCGTGGACCATCGCGGTCGTCGTCGCCGCGCTCTCGCTCGGCGGGCTACTCGAACGCACGGGGATTCTCGCGACGCTCGCCCATCACCTCGCGGCGGCGATCCGGTCGCCAGGCTCACTGGTCGCGGGCACCGGTGTCGCCGCGATGGCGACCAACGCGTTCTCGGCCCAGCAGTACATGAGCATCGTCGTCCCAGGAATGAGCCTCCGGAGTCTCTACGACGAGTACGACCTCGAAACCACCGACCTCTCGCGTGCGGTCGAGGCCGCCGGCACGCCCTCGGGGCCGCTCTTCCCGTGGCACGCCGGTGCGGTCTACATGGCGGGCGTGCTCGGCTTCGCGACCTCGTGGACGTTCGTCCCGTACTACTTCTTCGGCTTCCTCTCGCCGCTCGCACTGTTCGTGATGGCGTACACGGGCCACGGCGTGACTCGGTCGACCGCGCAATCCGACGCCGCAGCGCCCGCGGACGACTAG
- a CDS encoding CopG family ribbon-helix-helix protein — translation MRTSLNVPGEVLDAFDETWQNEELESRSRAVREAMQEYIERHTGLEGLEGTVVAALAFDYEHTLVIGELHTIQHEFESVIETTHHMHHGEWCLETVFCQGPAPRVRELVYQLRDFDAVGRVNVLFLQPEHAPTANE, via the coding sequence ATGCGAACGAGCCTCAACGTTCCGGGGGAGGTTCTCGACGCGTTCGACGAGACGTGGCAGAACGAAGAGCTGGAATCGCGCTCTCGCGCCGTTCGTGAGGCGATGCAGGAGTATATCGAGCGCCACACCGGTCTCGAAGGGTTGGAGGGAACTGTCGTCGCCGCACTCGCCTTCGATTACGAACACACTCTCGTCATCGGCGAACTCCATACGATCCAGCACGAGTTCGAGTCGGTCATCGAAACGACCCACCACATGCATCACGGCGAGTGGTGCCTCGAAACGGTTTTCTGCCAGGGGCCGGCGCCACGGGTTCGCGAGCTCGTCTATCAGCTCCGCGATTTCGATGCCGTTGGTCGCGTCAACGTACTGTTCCTTCAGCCGGAGCACGCGCCCACGGCGAACGAGTAA
- a CDS encoding HoxN/HupN/NixA family nickel/cobalt transporter → MANGVVGLALGASALGLVHGLAPGHGWAIAASYALDKPNKWFYGAASSLILGVGHLVSSIAMVLLYFFALSYFDLTQIGWMNYVAGAMLIGLGIWQYFNGHDHTTEEHDDSDEDHHEHEHGHTHDHEHNHADTEDSGWIVRLRGVLPFVGDSGHSHSHDPAEEGADRGLYGMAALAFALGFAHNEEFDIIAICTGSSYCLELMLLYAISVIVSLVGITLLLVAGYERYEERLERYTEYLPAVTAAILVVMGIGFIAGVF, encoded by the coding sequence ATGGCAAACGGGGTGGTGGGACTCGCGCTCGGGGCGAGCGCGCTCGGCCTGGTTCACGGGCTTGCGCCGGGTCACGGCTGGGCGATCGCCGCGAGCTATGCGCTCGACAAGCCGAACAAGTGGTTCTACGGCGCGGCGTCGAGTCTCATCCTCGGCGTCGGCCACCTCGTCAGCAGCATCGCGATGGTGCTGCTCTACTTCTTCGCGCTCTCGTACTTCGATCTGACGCAGATCGGGTGGATGAACTACGTTGCGGGCGCGATGTTGATCGGGCTCGGAATCTGGCAGTATTTCAACGGTCACGACCACACCACCGAGGAACACGACGATTCCGACGAGGATCATCACGAGCACGAACACGGCCACACTCACGACCACGAGCACAATCACGCTGACACCGAAGATTCTGGCTGGATCGTTCGGCTCCGTGGAGTGCTGCCGTTCGTTGGCGACTCGGGCCACTCACATTCACATGACCCTGCCGAGGAGGGAGCGGATCGCGGGCTCTACGGGATGGCGGCGCTCGCGTTCGCGCTCGGGTTCGCCCACAACGAGGAGTTCGACATCATCGCGATCTGTACGGGATCGAGCTACTGCCTCGAACTCATGCTCCTCTACGCGATTTCGGTCATCGTCTCGCTCGTCGGGATCACCCTCCTCCTCGTGGCGGGTTACGAGCGCTACGAGGAGCGTCTCGAACGCTACACCGAGTACCTGCCGGCGGTCACGGCGGCGATCCTCGTCGTGATGGGTATCGGGTTCATCGCCGGGGTGTTCTGA